One region of Alosa sapidissima isolate fAloSap1 chromosome 1, fAloSap1.pri, whole genome shotgun sequence genomic DNA includes:
- the pcdh18a gene encoding protocadherin-18a isoform X2 → MDINRNGAFIFTRTLKLLVMMILIQHVTGKTLKYQVYEEQRIGTVIARLKEDVADVLSKLPSSVSSRFKAMQRGSTLLSVREQDGEISIRSKIDREKLCEKNVNCSIEFDVLTLPTEHLQLFHVEIQILDINDNAPQFSRSVIPIEISESAAVGARIPLDSATDPDVGDNSLHTYSLTPATDFFMIDILTRTDGAKYAELVVLRELDRETRSSYELQLIASDKGVPPKSGSTLLKINIADSNDNNPVFEKPSYVINLLENSPIGSMIIDLNATDPDEGTNGKIVYSFSTHVSTKIQETFKINSDNGQLTLIKKVDYETTNSFDIDIQAQDLGPNSMPAHCKVIIKVVDVNDNKPEISINLMSPGNEEVAYISEGAAVDTFVALVRVDDKDTGLNGEVICRLHGQGHFRLQKSYEKNYMILTDVALDREKRSEYSLTVVAEDRGSPSQSTIKHFTVQVLDDNDNAPRFEKSLYEVFKPENNAPGAYLTSVVAVDPDQGLNSQVSYTILESMVDVSSISTYVTVDPSNGAVYALRSFDREDVSRVVFTIQAQDAGSPRLSSNVTMVLTLLDENDNPPFIVSPQLWNHTADVPVSRYTPAGQVLTAIQATDKDAGANGELTCIIVAGNEAGYFAMDSKTCEIRTNVSVEQIPADHLEVTALVQDKGPEPLTARAVLKFTIYENMDSTIHTHTADGGEASLDVSLIIIISLGAICAMLLAIMVAFAVRCGREKKDTHSYNCRVAESTYQHHPKKPSRQIHKGDITLVPTVNGTLPIRAHHHSPAGSPLAERAQMSSRQSHHSRQSLNSLVTISSNHIPESFALELAHATPPVEGHYQPRPSFRGNKYSRNYRYGLQDMDKFSLKDSGRGDSDAGDSDCDMGRESPIDRLLGEGFSDLFHMDAHQRLHPAMRLCTEECRILGHSDQCWMPSVPSPASTSSDYRTNMYIPGEEASPQALVEEDQQSVDSSGDRKKSFSTFGKESEEECGVGGSLLSEMNSVFQRLLPPSLDTYGECNEMAERSVALETRRGFLPGKSSSSSSSSSSSMYPQGVAAWAANTHFQNPSNTSGNHIATPTHGPANHVTATTQTHLKWLPAMEEIPENYEEDELESVLGHLASKRSESRHEVTMDTGELVAEINKLLVDVHHN, encoded by the exons ATGGATATCAACAGGAATGGTGCGTTTATTTTTACAAGAACATTGAAACTTCTTGTGATGATGATACTGATACAACATGTAACTGGCAAGACACTGAAGTACCAGGTTTACGAAGAACAAAGGATTGGAACTGTTATTGCACGACTAAAAGAGGATGTAGCTGATGTTTTGTCGAAACTTCCAAGCTCGGTGTCTTCGCGTTTCAAGGCAATGCAAAGAGGGAGCACATTACTGTCTGTGCGCGAACAAGACGGCGAGATCAGCATCAGGTCAAAAATAGACAGAGAAAAACTGTGCGAGAAAAATGTGAACTGTTCTATCGAATTCGATGTGTTGACCCTGCCTACGGAACATTTGCAGTTGTTCCACGTCGAGATACAAATACTTGACATTAACGACAACGCTCCTCAATTCTCGCGGTCAGTAATTCCCATAGAGATTTCCGAAAGTGCGGCTGTAGGCGCACGGATTCCCTTGGACAGCGCAACGGACCCTGATGTCGGAGATAACTCTCTTCACACATACTCCCTGACCCCAGCAACGGACTTTTTCATGATTGATATCCTCACACGAACCGATGGTGCCAAATATGCGGAGCTCGTTGTGCTTAGGGAATTGGATAGAGAGACACGGTCCAGCTATGAACTTCAGTTAATTGCATCGGATAAGGGCGTTCCCCCAAAATCTGGTTCCACACTCCTTAAAATCAACATTGCCGACTCAAACGACAACAACCCTGTCTTTGAGAAGCCATCTTATGTGATTAATCTATTGGAAAATTCACCTATAGGCTCCATGATAATTGATCTGAACGCCACAGACCCTGACGAGGGCACCAATGGAAAAATAGTCTACTCTTTTAGTACTCACGTGTCCACGAAAATTCAAGAGACATTCAAAATAAACTCAGACAATGGACAATTGACTCTGATTAAAAAGGTCGACTATGAAACAACCAACTCTTTTGATATTGATATACAAGCACAAGACCTTGGCCCTAATTCAATGCCAGCGCACTGTAAGGTCATCATTAAAGTTGTAGATGTGAATGACAACAAGCCAGAGATCAGCATCAATTTAATGTCACCAGGAAACGAGGAAGTGGCATACATATCTGAGGGCGCAGCTGTGGACACTTTTGTTGCCCTGGTGAGGGTGGATGACAAGGACACAGGGCTCAATGGAGAGGTGATATGCAGGCTTCATGGACAAGGGCACTTCCGGCTCCAGAAGTCCTACGAGAAAAACTACATGATACTGACTGATGTTGCTTTGGACAGGGAGAAGAGGTCAGAATACAGCCTCACCGTGGTCGCCGAGGACCGAGGTTCACCCAGCCAGTCCACCATCAAACACTTCACAGTGCAAGTGCTCGATGACAATGACAATGCACCACGGTTCGAGAAGAGCCTTTACGAGGTCTTCAAGCCTGAGAACAACGCACCAGGTGCATACCTCACCTCCGTGGTGGCCGTGGACCCTGACCAGGGTCTCAACAGCCAGGTGAGCTACACTATCCTGGAGAGCATGGTGGATGtcagctccatctccacctaCGTGACCGTGGACCCGTCCAATGGTGCCGTGTACGCGCTCCGCTCGTTTGACCGCGAGGACGTGAGTCGGGTAGTGTTCACCATCCAGGCCCAGGACGCGGGCAGCCCACGGCTGAGCAGCAACGTCACCATGGTGCTCACGCTCCTGGACGAGAACGACAACCCGCCGTTCATCGTCTCGCCACAACTCTGGAACCACACGGCCGACGTGCCTGTCTCCCGCTACACGCCCGCCGGTCAGGTGCTGACCGCCATCCAGGCCACAGACAAGGACGCCGGCGCCAACGGCGAGCTCACCTGCATCATTGTGGCCGGCAACGAGGCCGGCTACTTTGCCATGGACAGCAAGACGTGTGAGATCCGCACCAACGTCAGCGTGGAGCAGATCCCGGCCGACCACTTGGAGGTCACGGCTCTCGTCCAGGACAAGGGGCCGGAGCCACTGACCGCCAGAGCTGTGCTCAAGTTCACCATCTACGAGAACATGGACAGCACCATCCACACGCACACGGCCGACGGGGGGGAGGCCTCCCTGGACGTGTCCctgatcatcatcatctctctgGGCGCCATCTGCGCCATGCTCCTGGCCATCATGGTGGCCTTCGCAGTTCGCTGTGGACGGGAGAAGAAAGACACCCACTCCTACAACTGCCGAGTGGCCGAGTCCACATACCAGCATCACCCTAAGAAGCCTTCCAGGCAGATCCACAAGGGCGATATCACGCTGGTGCCCACGGTCAACGGGACCCTGCCCATTCGTGCACACCACCACTCGCCCGCGGGCTCGCCCCTGGCGGAGAGGGCGCAGATGAGCAGCCGGCAGAGCCACCATAGCCGCCAGTCACTCAATAGCCTGGTTACAATATCGTCCAATCACATCCCAGAGAGCTTTGCCTTGGAGCTGGCCCATGCTACTCCACCTGTGGAG GGCCACTACCAACCAAGACCAAGTTTCCGAGGAAATAAGTACTCAAGGAATTACAG GTATGGCCTCCAAGACATGGATAAGTTCAGCCTGAAGGACAGTGGGAGAGGGGACAGTGATGCCGGGGACAGTGACTGTGACATGGGTCGGGAGTCGCCGATTGACCGGCTCCTCGGCGAAGGATTCAGTGACCTCTTTCACATGGATGCCCATCAGCGACTCCACCCAG CCATGAGACTGTGCACTGAAGAATGTCGCATCCTGGGCCACTCTGACCAGTGCTGGATGCCCTCCGTCCCCTCTCCAGCCTCCACCTCCTCCGACTACCGCACCAACATGTACATCCCAGGGGAGGAGGCCTCGCCACAGGCCCTGGTGGAGGAAGACCAACAGTCTGTGGACTCCTCTGGCGACCGCAAGAAGAGCTTCTCCACCTTTGGCAAGGAGTCGGAGGAGGAGTGCGGAGTAGGAGGCTCTCTCTTGTCTGAGATGAACAGTGTGTTCCAGCGCCTCCTGCCGCCGTCCCTCGACACGTATGGCGAGTGCAACGAGATGGCCGAGCGTTCCGTCGCCTTGGAAACCCGACGGGGCTTCCTCCCTGGCAAGtcgtcgtcgtcatcatcatcatcatcctcgtcCATGTACCCGCAGGGCGTCGCCGCCTGGGCTGccaacacacacttccagaaCCCAAGCAATACGTCGGGCAATCACATAGCGACGCCAACACACGGGCCAGCCAATCACGTGACGGCTACCACCCAGACGCACCTCAAATGGCTGCCGGCCATGGAGGAGATCCCAGAGAACTACGAGGAGGACGAGCTGGAGAGTGTACTCGGGCACCTAGCGAGCAAGCGCAGCGAGAGTCGCCATGAGGTCACCATGGACACAGGCGAGCTCGTGGCCGAAATCAACAAACTCTTGGTCGACGTCCACCACAACTAG
- the pcdh18a gene encoding protocadherin-18a isoform X1, with amino-acid sequence MDINRNGAFIFTRTLKLLVMMILIQHVTGKTLKYQVYEEQRIGTVIARLKEDVADVLSKLPSSVSSRFKAMQRGSTLLSVREQDGEISIRSKIDREKLCEKNVNCSIEFDVLTLPTEHLQLFHVEIQILDINDNAPQFSRSVIPIEISESAAVGARIPLDSATDPDVGDNSLHTYSLTPATDFFMIDILTRTDGAKYAELVVLRELDRETRSSYELQLIASDKGVPPKSGSTLLKINIADSNDNNPVFEKPSYVINLLENSPIGSMIIDLNATDPDEGTNGKIVYSFSTHVSTKIQETFKINSDNGQLTLIKKVDYETTNSFDIDIQAQDLGPNSMPAHCKVIIKVVDVNDNKPEISINLMSPGNEEVAYISEGAAVDTFVALVRVDDKDTGLNGEVICRLHGQGHFRLQKSYEKNYMILTDVALDREKRSEYSLTVVAEDRGSPSQSTIKHFTVQVLDDNDNAPRFEKSLYEVFKPENNAPGAYLTSVVAVDPDQGLNSQVSYTILESMVDVSSISTYVTVDPSNGAVYALRSFDREDVSRVVFTIQAQDAGSPRLSSNVTMVLTLLDENDNPPFIVSPQLWNHTADVPVSRYTPAGQVLTAIQATDKDAGANGELTCIIVAGNEAGYFAMDSKTCEIRTNVSVEQIPADHLEVTALVQDKGPEPLTARAVLKFTIYENMDSTIHTHTADGGEASLDVSLIIIISLGAICAMLLAIMVAFAVRCGREKKDTHSYNCRVAESTYQHHPKKPSRQIHKGDITLVPTVNGTLPIRAHHHSPAGSPLAERAQMSSRQSHHSRQSLNSLVTISSNHIPESFALELAHATPPVEQVSQLLSLLHQGHYQPRPSFRGNKYSRNYRYGLQDMDKFSLKDSGRGDSDAGDSDCDMGRESPIDRLLGEGFSDLFHMDAHQRLHPAMRLCTEECRILGHSDQCWMPSVPSPASTSSDYRTNMYIPGEEASPQALVEEDQQSVDSSGDRKKSFSTFGKESEEECGVGGSLLSEMNSVFQRLLPPSLDTYGECNEMAERSVALETRRGFLPGKSSSSSSSSSSSMYPQGVAAWAANTHFQNPSNTSGNHIATPTHGPANHVTATTQTHLKWLPAMEEIPENYEEDELESVLGHLASKRSESRHEVTMDTGELVAEINKLLVDVHHN; translated from the exons ATGGATATCAACAGGAATGGTGCGTTTATTTTTACAAGAACATTGAAACTTCTTGTGATGATGATACTGATACAACATGTAACTGGCAAGACACTGAAGTACCAGGTTTACGAAGAACAAAGGATTGGAACTGTTATTGCACGACTAAAAGAGGATGTAGCTGATGTTTTGTCGAAACTTCCAAGCTCGGTGTCTTCGCGTTTCAAGGCAATGCAAAGAGGGAGCACATTACTGTCTGTGCGCGAACAAGACGGCGAGATCAGCATCAGGTCAAAAATAGACAGAGAAAAACTGTGCGAGAAAAATGTGAACTGTTCTATCGAATTCGATGTGTTGACCCTGCCTACGGAACATTTGCAGTTGTTCCACGTCGAGATACAAATACTTGACATTAACGACAACGCTCCTCAATTCTCGCGGTCAGTAATTCCCATAGAGATTTCCGAAAGTGCGGCTGTAGGCGCACGGATTCCCTTGGACAGCGCAACGGACCCTGATGTCGGAGATAACTCTCTTCACACATACTCCCTGACCCCAGCAACGGACTTTTTCATGATTGATATCCTCACACGAACCGATGGTGCCAAATATGCGGAGCTCGTTGTGCTTAGGGAATTGGATAGAGAGACACGGTCCAGCTATGAACTTCAGTTAATTGCATCGGATAAGGGCGTTCCCCCAAAATCTGGTTCCACACTCCTTAAAATCAACATTGCCGACTCAAACGACAACAACCCTGTCTTTGAGAAGCCATCTTATGTGATTAATCTATTGGAAAATTCACCTATAGGCTCCATGATAATTGATCTGAACGCCACAGACCCTGACGAGGGCACCAATGGAAAAATAGTCTACTCTTTTAGTACTCACGTGTCCACGAAAATTCAAGAGACATTCAAAATAAACTCAGACAATGGACAATTGACTCTGATTAAAAAGGTCGACTATGAAACAACCAACTCTTTTGATATTGATATACAAGCACAAGACCTTGGCCCTAATTCAATGCCAGCGCACTGTAAGGTCATCATTAAAGTTGTAGATGTGAATGACAACAAGCCAGAGATCAGCATCAATTTAATGTCACCAGGAAACGAGGAAGTGGCATACATATCTGAGGGCGCAGCTGTGGACACTTTTGTTGCCCTGGTGAGGGTGGATGACAAGGACACAGGGCTCAATGGAGAGGTGATATGCAGGCTTCATGGACAAGGGCACTTCCGGCTCCAGAAGTCCTACGAGAAAAACTACATGATACTGACTGATGTTGCTTTGGACAGGGAGAAGAGGTCAGAATACAGCCTCACCGTGGTCGCCGAGGACCGAGGTTCACCCAGCCAGTCCACCATCAAACACTTCACAGTGCAAGTGCTCGATGACAATGACAATGCACCACGGTTCGAGAAGAGCCTTTACGAGGTCTTCAAGCCTGAGAACAACGCACCAGGTGCATACCTCACCTCCGTGGTGGCCGTGGACCCTGACCAGGGTCTCAACAGCCAGGTGAGCTACACTATCCTGGAGAGCATGGTGGATGtcagctccatctccacctaCGTGACCGTGGACCCGTCCAATGGTGCCGTGTACGCGCTCCGCTCGTTTGACCGCGAGGACGTGAGTCGGGTAGTGTTCACCATCCAGGCCCAGGACGCGGGCAGCCCACGGCTGAGCAGCAACGTCACCATGGTGCTCACGCTCCTGGACGAGAACGACAACCCGCCGTTCATCGTCTCGCCACAACTCTGGAACCACACGGCCGACGTGCCTGTCTCCCGCTACACGCCCGCCGGTCAGGTGCTGACCGCCATCCAGGCCACAGACAAGGACGCCGGCGCCAACGGCGAGCTCACCTGCATCATTGTGGCCGGCAACGAGGCCGGCTACTTTGCCATGGACAGCAAGACGTGTGAGATCCGCACCAACGTCAGCGTGGAGCAGATCCCGGCCGACCACTTGGAGGTCACGGCTCTCGTCCAGGACAAGGGGCCGGAGCCACTGACCGCCAGAGCTGTGCTCAAGTTCACCATCTACGAGAACATGGACAGCACCATCCACACGCACACGGCCGACGGGGGGGAGGCCTCCCTGGACGTGTCCctgatcatcatcatctctctgGGCGCCATCTGCGCCATGCTCCTGGCCATCATGGTGGCCTTCGCAGTTCGCTGTGGACGGGAGAAGAAAGACACCCACTCCTACAACTGCCGAGTGGCCGAGTCCACATACCAGCATCACCCTAAGAAGCCTTCCAGGCAGATCCACAAGGGCGATATCACGCTGGTGCCCACGGTCAACGGGACCCTGCCCATTCGTGCACACCACCACTCGCCCGCGGGCTCGCCCCTGGCGGAGAGGGCGCAGATGAGCAGCCGGCAGAGCCACCATAGCCGCCAGTCACTCAATAGCCTGGTTACAATATCGTCCAATCACATCCCAGAGAGCTTTGCCTTGGAGCTGGCCCATGCTACTCCACCTGTGGAG CAAGTCTCACAGCTTCTGTCACTGCTCCATCAGGGCCACTACCAACCAAGACCAAGTTTCCGAGGAAATAAGTACTCAAGGAATTACAG GTATGGCCTCCAAGACATGGATAAGTTCAGCCTGAAGGACAGTGGGAGAGGGGACAGTGATGCCGGGGACAGTGACTGTGACATGGGTCGGGAGTCGCCGATTGACCGGCTCCTCGGCGAAGGATTCAGTGACCTCTTTCACATGGATGCCCATCAGCGACTCCACCCAG CCATGAGACTGTGCACTGAAGAATGTCGCATCCTGGGCCACTCTGACCAGTGCTGGATGCCCTCCGTCCCCTCTCCAGCCTCCACCTCCTCCGACTACCGCACCAACATGTACATCCCAGGGGAGGAGGCCTCGCCACAGGCCCTGGTGGAGGAAGACCAACAGTCTGTGGACTCCTCTGGCGACCGCAAGAAGAGCTTCTCCACCTTTGGCAAGGAGTCGGAGGAGGAGTGCGGAGTAGGAGGCTCTCTCTTGTCTGAGATGAACAGTGTGTTCCAGCGCCTCCTGCCGCCGTCCCTCGACACGTATGGCGAGTGCAACGAGATGGCCGAGCGTTCCGTCGCCTTGGAAACCCGACGGGGCTTCCTCCCTGGCAAGtcgtcgtcgtcatcatcatcatcatcctcgtcCATGTACCCGCAGGGCGTCGCCGCCTGGGCTGccaacacacacttccagaaCCCAAGCAATACGTCGGGCAATCACATAGCGACGCCAACACACGGGCCAGCCAATCACGTGACGGCTACCACCCAGACGCACCTCAAATGGCTGCCGGCCATGGAGGAGATCCCAGAGAACTACGAGGAGGACGAGCTGGAGAGTGTACTCGGGCACCTAGCGAGCAAGCGCAGCGAGAGTCGCCATGAGGTCACCATGGACACAGGCGAGCTCGTGGCCGAAATCAACAAACTCTTGGTCGACGTCCACCACAACTAG